A single region of the Duganella sp. BuS-21 genome encodes:
- a CDS encoding TonB-dependent receptor, translating to MKSNKKIFGALTIGALLVSTAYAGAEESDARPIKDRDDSASVPSVTVSATRRNASLQSVPVAVSVLDGDTLNQANRSSIDTIVQEVPSVTFRQQGGNKDTTIFVRGIGTISTSPGVEPTVSTVIDGVVYARPGQATLDLLDIEHIEILRGPQGTLFGKNASSGVLNVIGRKSSEQTTGFVDASWYEGNEKRVRAGVSGTIQPGVVSASVTGLYADFNGNIDNVHAGGVKLNGYDRKGVRTRVDITPNKDLDIALIADYVRSKASPSFTAYKSTAPAFNAGIAPVVAGPENRQVNADIPSDIRDKNKGLSAQVDYRFNGYTLTSITAVRDWDNTQYTSTSAIGNAAEVSRITAAFPATRDIGTVEFSQASQELRLASPKGEFAEYVAGAFYLHGKDRETYQRIVNNGAAINSGRADYGVKSDSYSLFGESTLNFSPVWRAIAGARWTKDELSYDHARTSTQTVAFPGVQPAVQNAGSTSEDGFSGRVGLQYDISRDVNTYATYSRGYKGPAYNVFFNMLNRDTLALKPETSDAFELGLKASAFDRKLTANLAVFNTKYANYQANFYDTVAGAVVTRLINAGDVSTKGVELDLNARPTRALTLSASLAYTDATIDSFNCPPAAAASCNLNGKPLPFSPKWKSFTRANYALPLESGLIVDLSADYSWQAKTQYDLFQSVDAIQGAYGVINAGVALSSPLGGWRVALVGKNLANKSYATNLVTSTGYVTRGVPRDDERYFGITARKEF from the coding sequence ATGAAGAGCAATAAGAAAATTTTTGGCGCGCTGACCATCGGCGCTTTGCTGGTGTCGACGGCATATGCGGGCGCGGAGGAGAGCGATGCTAGGCCCATCAAGGACCGCGACGACAGCGCCTCCGTGCCCAGCGTGACGGTCAGCGCCACGCGTCGCAACGCTTCGCTGCAGTCCGTGCCGGTGGCGGTATCGGTGCTGGATGGCGATACGCTGAACCAGGCCAACCGCAGCAGCATCGACACCATCGTGCAGGAAGTGCCGAGCGTGACCTTCCGCCAGCAGGGCGGCAACAAGGATACGACCATCTTCGTGCGCGGTATCGGTACCATTTCCACCTCGCCGGGCGTGGAGCCGACCGTATCGACTGTGATCGACGGTGTGGTGTATGCGCGTCCGGGCCAGGCCACGCTGGACCTGCTGGACATCGAGCACATTGAAATCCTGCGCGGTCCGCAGGGCACGCTGTTCGGCAAGAACGCATCGTCCGGCGTGCTGAATGTGATCGGCCGAAAATCGTCCGAACAGACCACGGGCTTCGTCGATGCGTCCTGGTACGAGGGCAATGAGAAGCGCGTGCGCGCCGGTGTGTCCGGTACGATTCAGCCTGGCGTAGTAAGCGCCTCCGTCACCGGCCTGTATGCGGACTTCAACGGCAACATCGATAACGTGCACGCCGGCGGCGTCAAGCTGAATGGCTACGACCGCAAAGGCGTGCGCACCCGCGTCGACATCACGCCGAACAAGGATCTGGATATCGCGCTGATCGCCGACTACGTGCGCTCGAAGGCATCGCCGAGCTTCACTGCCTACAAATCGACCGCTCCCGCCTTCAACGCCGGCATCGCGCCGGTGGTCGCCGGCCCGGAGAACCGCCAGGTCAACGCCGACATTCCTAGCGATATCCGCGACAAGAACAAGGGCCTGTCGGCGCAGGTGGACTACCGTTTCAACGGCTACACGCTGACCTCCATCACGGCCGTGCGCGACTGGGACAACACCCAGTACACCAGCACCTCGGCCATCGGCAACGCGGCGGAAGTGTCGCGCATCACGGCGGCTTTCCCGGCCACGCGCGACATCGGCACGGTGGAATTCAGCCAGGCCTCGCAGGAGTTGCGCCTGGCTTCGCCGAAGGGCGAGTTTGCCGAGTACGTGGCCGGCGCCTTCTACCTGCACGGCAAGGACCGCGAGACCTACCAGCGCATCGTCAACAACGGCGCGGCCATCAATTCCGGCCGCGCGGACTATGGCGTGAAGAGCGATAGCTACTCGCTGTTCGGCGAGAGCACGCTGAACTTCTCGCCGGTATGGCGCGCCATCGCCGGCGCGCGCTGGACCAAGGACGAGCTGTCCTACGACCACGCGCGCACCTCGACCCAGACCGTAGCCTTCCCTGGCGTGCAGCCTGCGGTGCAAAATGCCGGCTCCACCAGCGAGGACGGTTTCTCCGGCCGCGTGGGACTGCAATACGACATCTCGCGCGACGTGAATACCTACGCCACTTACTCGCGCGGCTACAAGGGACCGGCCTACAACGTGTTCTTCAACATGCTGAACCGCGATACGCTGGCGCTGAAACCGGAAACCTCGGATGCGTTTGAACTGGGCCTGAAAGCCAGCGCCTTCGACCGCAAGCTGACCGCCAACCTGGCCGTGTTCAACACCAAGTACGCCAACTACCAGGCCAATTTCTACGACACCGTGGCCGGCGCCGTGGTGACGCGCCTGATCAACGCCGGCGATGTGTCGACCAAGGGCGTGGAGCTGGACCTGAACGCCCGTCCAACGCGCGCGCTGACCTTGAGCGCATCGCTGGCCTACACCGACGCCACCATCGACAGCTTCAACTGCCCGCCGGCCGCCGCCGCGTCGTGCAACCTGAATGGCAAGCCATTGCCGTTCTCGCCGAAGTGGAAGTCCTTCACCCGCGCCAATTACGCGCTGCCGCTGGAGAGTGGCTTGATCGTCGACCTGTCGGCCGATTACAGCTGGCAGGCCAAGACCCAGTACGACCTGTTCCAGTCGGTCGATGCGATCCAGGGCGCGTATGGCGTGATCAATGCCGGCGTAGCGCTGTCGTCGCCGCTAGGCGGCTGGCGCGTGGCGCTGGTGGGCAAGAACCTGGCGAACAAGTCTTACGCCACCAACCTGGTCACGTCGACCGGCTACGTCACCCGTGGCGTGCCGCGTGACGATGAGCGTTACTTCGGCATCACCGCGCGCAAGGAGTTCTGA
- a CDS encoding LLM class flavin-dependent oxidoreductase has translation MSRKLSIAAFMMRYGHHVAAWRHPETDLLSNPFKVFREQVRAAERSCLDAVFFADSLALTGAPSLEPLTLLSALAASTEHIGLIGTATTTYNEPYTVARQFASLDLLSDGRAGWNLVTSDNAAEAANFGRQQHVAHADRYARAREFHQVVTGLWNSWDPDALLGDKGGSLPYDPAKLHKLNHRGEHFGVAGPLNVVRSPQGRPVVVQAGGSETGRDLAAGTAEVVFTAQPTLAKAQAFYRDIKDRVAAKGRSRDSVKIMPGLFAVVGRTQAEADAKFAELQALIEPKAGLALLGRMIGNFDLSAYPLDGPLPELPQTEDGQRSRQQLLTDLAQGENLTIRQLYERIAGGRGHFTVVGTAEVVADQMQQWFEQGAADGFNFMAPALPGGLDDFLTLVIPELQRRGLFRTAYEGGTLRGHLGL, from the coding sequence ATGTCGCGCAAGTTGAGTATCGCCGCATTCATGATGCGTTACGGCCACCACGTTGCGGCGTGGCGGCATCCGGAGACGGACCTGCTGTCGAATCCTTTCAAGGTATTCCGCGAGCAGGTGCGCGCGGCGGAGCGTTCCTGCCTGGATGCGGTGTTTTTTGCCGACAGCTTGGCGCTGACCGGTGCGCCGTCGCTGGAGCCCTTGACGCTGCTGTCGGCGCTGGCCGCATCGACCGAGCATATCGGCTTGATCGGCACCGCCACCACCACCTACAACGAGCCGTACACGGTGGCGCGGCAGTTCGCGTCGCTGGACCTGTTGTCGGATGGGCGGGCAGGGTGGAACCTGGTCACCTCCGACAACGCGGCGGAAGCGGCCAATTTCGGCCGCCAGCAGCACGTGGCGCACGCCGACCGCTATGCGCGGGCGCGGGAATTTCATCAAGTTGTCACAGGACTGTGGAATAGTTGGGACCCCGATGCGCTGCTGGGCGACAAAGGCGGTTCGCTGCCATACGATCCGGCCAAGCTGCACAAGCTGAATCATCGCGGCGAGCATTTCGGCGTGGCGGGGCCGTTGAACGTGGTGCGCAGTCCGCAGGGGCGGCCGGTGGTGGTGCAGGCCGGCGGCTCCGAGACCGGCCGCGATCTGGCGGCGGGAACTGCGGAGGTGGTGTTCACTGCCCAGCCCACGCTGGCCAAGGCGCAGGCCTTCTACCGCGATATCAAGGATCGCGTGGCGGCGAAAGGCCGCAGCCGGGATTCCGTGAAGATCATGCCGGGATTGTTCGCAGTGGTCGGACGCACGCAGGCGGAAGCCGATGCGAAGTTCGCCGAGTTGCAGGCGCTGATCGAGCCGAAGGCCGGCCTGGCGCTGCTGGGCCGCATGATCGGCAACTTCGATCTGTCGGCCTATCCGCTCGATGGTCCGCTGCCGGAGTTGCCGCAGACCGAGGACGGCCAGCGCAGCCGCCAGCAGTTGCTGACCGATCTGGCGCAGGGCGAGAATTTGACGATACGCCAGCTGTACGAACGCATCGCCGGCGGGCGCGGTCACTTTACGGTGGTCGGCACGGCGGAGGTGGTGGCGGATCAAATGCAGCAATGGTTTGAACAGGGCGCGGCGGACGGCTTCAACTTCATGGCGCCGGCGCTGCCGGGCGGATTGGATGATTTCCTCACGCTGGTGATACCCGAACTACAGCGGCGCGGCTTGTTCCGCACCGCCTACGAGGGCGGCACCTTGCGTGGGCATTTGGGTTTATAG
- a CDS encoding dienelactone hydrolase, which translates to MFGRMLVLVAALSAAPLGGAQEYFGDARPDAPELAARGPLQVGVRTLVAEHKDQLDILKASAGTPDPRYTRKLTLEVWYPARLAAGQKEHTVYTDVLGSGPNDPKRPNTPFQFNGRAARDAAPVGVRYPLVIVSHGYPGSRLQMSYLTENLASKGYVVVAIDHPESTRADKAGFPSTLLNRRLDDLFVLDTVTAWAKPRSGHFLAGVVDANNVALVGYSMGGYGALNTVGAGISASAAAFVPGGKLAINQQGNQQYESARDPRIKAVVAFAPWGGEQKVWDAAGLAGVRTPTLFITGDQDDVAGYQDGVLKLFEGAVNADRQLLTYVGGRHNSAPNPPSPAHWSNPDDFQSYSEPVWDSRRINNINQHFVTAFLGVHLKQQPLQSYLELPQLPADGTAKLNLGVWKGFAKRAMLGLEWRHLPSQ; encoded by the coding sequence ATGTTCGGCAGGATGTTGGTACTGGTTGCGGCGCTGTCCGCAGCGCCGCTGGGTGGCGCGCAGGAATACTTTGGCGATGCGCGTCCGGATGCGCCGGAGCTGGCGGCGCGCGGTCCGCTGCAAGTGGGCGTGCGCACGCTGGTCGCCGAGCACAAGGACCAACTCGATATCCTGAAGGCCAGCGCAGGCACGCCCGATCCACGCTACACGCGCAAGCTGACGCTGGAGGTGTGGTATCCGGCGCGGCTGGCGGCGGGACAAAAGGAACATACGGTTTATACCGATGTTCTGGGCTCCGGCCCGAATGATCCCAAGCGCCCGAATACGCCGTTCCAGTTCAACGGCCGCGCCGCGCGCGATGCTGCGCCGGTTGGCGTGCGCTATCCGCTGGTGATCGTCTCGCACGGCTATCCCGGCTCGCGGCTGCAAATGAGTTATCTGACCGAGAACCTCGCGTCCAAAGGCTACGTGGTGGTCGCCATCGACCACCCCGAGTCCACGCGCGCCGACAAGGCGGGCTTTCCCAGCACGCTGCTGAACCGCCGCCTGGACGACCTGTTCGTGCTGGATACCGTGACGGCATGGGCTAAGCCGCGCAGCGGCCACTTTCTGGCCGGGGTGGTGGATGCGAACAATGTCGCGCTGGTCGGTTATTCGATGGGCGGCTACGGTGCGCTGAACACGGTCGGCGCCGGCATCAGCGCTTCGGCGGCGGCGTTTGTCCCCGGCGGCAAGCTGGCGATCAACCAGCAGGGCAACCAGCAATACGAATCGGCGCGCGATCCGCGCATCAAGGCCGTGGTGGCCTTCGCGCCGTGGGGCGGTGAGCAAAAAGTGTGGGATGCCGCCGGACTGGCCGGCGTGCGCACCCCAACCCTGTTCATCACCGGCGACCAGGACGACGTGGCCGGTTACCAGGACGGCGTGCTCAAACTGTTCGAAGGCGCCGTCAACGCCGACCGCCAACTGCTGACCTACGTCGGCGGCCGCCACAACTCGGCGCCGAATCCGCCATCGCCGGCACACTGGAGCAATCCCGACGATTTCCAATCCTATTCCGAGCCGGTGTGGGACAGCCGCCGCATCAACAACATCAACCAGCACTTCGTGACCGCCTTCCTCGGCGTGCACCTGAAGCAGCAGCCGTTGCAGTCCTACCTGGAACTACCACAGTTACCAGCTGACGGCACGGCTAAACTCAATCTGGGAGTGTGGAAGGGCTTCGCTAAGCGCGCTATGCTTGGATTGGAATGGAGGCATCTGCCGTCGCAGTGA
- the ubiE gene encoding bifunctional demethylmenaquinone methyltransferase/2-methoxy-6-polyprenyl-1,4-benzoquinol methylase UbiE: MTNTTHFGYKTVAEEDKVREVAKVFHSVAAKYDIMNDVMSAGLHRLWKTFTIANAAVRPGFKCLDIAGGTGDLAKVFAKQAGPTGEVWLTDINESMLRVGRDRLLNRGLLTPTLLCDAEKLPFPDNYFDRVSVAFGLRNMTHKDQALKEMHRVLKPGGKLLVLEFSKVAAPLQKPYDVYSFKILPWMGEKIANDAESYRYLAESIRMHPDQDTLKAMMEEAGLERVTYYNLTAGVAALHTGIKM, translated from the coding sequence ATGACCAATACCACTCACTTCGGTTACAAGACCGTCGCGGAAGAAGATAAAGTTCGCGAAGTTGCCAAGGTTTTCCATTCCGTCGCCGCCAAGTACGACATCATGAATGACGTCATGTCGGCCGGCCTGCACCGCCTGTGGAAGACCTTCACCATCGCCAACGCGGCCGTGCGCCCGGGTTTCAAGTGCCTCGATATCGCCGGCGGCACGGGCGATCTGGCCAAGGTGTTCGCCAAGCAGGCCGGCCCCACCGGCGAGGTCTGGCTCACCGACATCAATGAATCGATGCTGCGCGTGGGCCGCGATCGCCTCTTGAATCGCGGCCTGTTGACCCCCACATTATTGTGCGATGCCGAAAAGCTGCCGTTCCCTGACAATTATTTCGACCGCGTCAGCGTGGCCTTCGGCTTGCGCAACATGACGCACAAGGACCAGGCGCTGAAGGAAATGCACCGCGTGCTCAAGCCCGGCGGCAAGCTGCTGGTGCTGGAGTTCTCCAAAGTGGCGGCGCCGTTGCAGAAACCGTATGATGTGTATTCGTTCAAGATTTTGCCCTGGATGGGCGAGAAGATCGCCAACGACGCCGAGAGTTACCGCTATCTGGCCGAATCGATCCGCATGCATCCGGACCAGGACACGCTGAAGGCGATGATGGAAGAGGCGGGGCTGGAACGCGTAACGTATTACAACCTGACGGCAGGTGTGGCCGCTTTACACACCGGTATCAAAATGTAA
- a CDS encoding Tim44-like domain-containing protein, producing MNMKKILIGAVIAISAMSMLAEATARPAGGGRSIGRQSQNVNRMPAQQAPQAAPRQAAPAQAPNAPQAPAPKPSMWKGILGGALLGLGLGALFSHFGLGGALGGAIGSIIMLALLAGVVFFIFRLIRSKSQPAAAPAAFGGNQNVYSMPPQAGAATPEIGSRLQSAPVQQAAPVAHTPWGVPADFDAVSFLRVAKSNFIRLQAAWDKGDVADIREFTTPEVFAEMKLQISERTQADFTDVVSIDAELLGIETSDTEYLASVKFTGMIKPAPDALAEPYHEVWNLVKPINGASGWLLGGIQQLA from the coding sequence ATGAACATGAAAAAAATCCTGATCGGCGCGGTAATCGCCATCTCCGCCATGTCGATGCTGGCCGAAGCGACCGCGCGTCCTGCCGGCGGCGGCCGCTCGATCGGCCGTCAGTCGCAGAACGTCAACCGCATGCCCGCCCAGCAAGCGCCGCAAGCCGCGCCGCGTCAGGCTGCGCCTGCGCAGGCGCCGAATGCGCCGCAAGCACCGGCTCCTAAGCCGAGCATGTGGAAGGGTATCCTCGGCGGCGCGCTGCTGGGCCTGGGCCTGGGCGCCTTGTTCTCGCACTTCGGCCTCGGCGGTGCATTGGGCGGCGCGATCGGTTCGATCATCATGTTGGCCCTGCTGGCCGGCGTGGTGTTCTTCATCTTCCGCCTGATCCGCAGCAAGTCACAGCCAGCGGCTGCGCCGGCTGCGTTCGGCGGTAATCAGAATGTGTATTCGATGCCGCCGCAAGCTGGTGCGGCCACGCCGGAAATCGGTTCGCGCCTGCAATCGGCGCCGGTGCAGCAAGCTGCGCCGGTCGCCCACACCCCTTGGGGCGTGCCGGCCGATTTCGACGCGGTGAGCTTCCTGCGTGTGGCGAAGAGCAATTTCATTCGCCTGCAAGCGGCGTGGGATAAAGGCGATGTGGCCGATATCCGCGAATTCACCACGCCGGAAGTGTTTGCCGAGATGAAGCTGCAGATCAGCGAGCGTACCCAGGCCGATTTCACCGATGTGGTCAGCATTGATGCCGAGCTGCTGGGCATCGAAACCAGCGACACCGAGTACCTGGCGAGCGTCAAGTTCACCGGCATGATCAAGCCTGCACCGGATGCCTTGGCCGAGCCGTATCACGAGGTGTGGAACTTGGTGAAACCGATTAACGGTGCGAGCGGTTGGCTGCTGGGTGGTATTCAGCAGTTGGCGTGA
- a CDS encoding SCP2 sterol-binding domain-containing protein produces the protein MISLNPGSFSAAPVSAAINHLLAQEPWARQELQRHAGKIACIDAGSVALRLRVTADGYLEAAPAEDAARVTIRVKLSDLPLIAQHRERAFSYVQIEGDAEFANAISNLSKSLRWEAEHDLEKLIGPIAAVRTVSGAKAAFAAIRNGHQKLAENLAEFLLDEKQVLVRPHTVETYSADVTRLRDDVERAAKRLAKLEQKLEQKLGSQ, from the coding sequence ATGATTTCATTGAATCCCGGTAGTTTCTCCGCGGCGCCGGTTAGTGCCGCCATTAACCATTTGCTGGCGCAGGAGCCGTGGGCGCGTCAGGAGTTGCAACGCCATGCCGGCAAGATCGCCTGCATCGACGCCGGCTCGGTCGCGCTGCGCCTGCGCGTGACGGCTGACGGCTATCTGGAAGCGGCGCCGGCCGAGGACGCCGCCCGCGTTACTATCCGCGTCAAGCTGTCGGACCTGCCGCTGATCGCGCAACACCGTGAGCGCGCCTTTTCCTATGTGCAGATCGAGGGCGACGCCGAATTCGCCAACGCCATCTCCAACCTCAGCAAATCGCTGCGCTGGGAAGCCGAGCATGACCTGGAAAAATTGATCGGCCCGATCGCCGCCGTGCGCACCGTCTCCGGCGCCAAGGCCGCGTTTGCCGCTATCCGAAACGGCCACCAGAAGCTGGCCGAAAACCTCGCCGAGTTCCTGCTCGACGAAAAACAGGTGCTGGTACGCCCTCACACCGTGGAAACCTACTCGGCCGACGTGACGCGCCTGCGCGACGACGTCGAGCGCGCCGCCAAGCGCCTGGCGAAATTGGAACAAAAGCTGGAACAGAAACTGGGATCCCAATAA
- the ubiB gene encoding ubiquinone biosynthesis regulatory protein kinase UbiB produces MMLKFLRLLKILRVSVRYGLDEIAISGLKKPRITKLIDTVFFWRDLSAPRGVRLRMALEELGPIFVKFGQVLSTRSDLIPADLVVELARLQDRVPPFDSDLAIAQIRKSLGAHPDQLFAAFERTPVASASIAQVHFATLKDGRQVAVKVLRPGMKKSIDDDVALMHIAADWISNLWADSKRLKPREVVAEFDKYLHDELDLMREAANASQLRRNFADSKLLLVPEMHWDFCSSSVIVMERMNGIPVSQIDRLEAAGVDLKKLSSDGVEIFFTQVFRDGFFHADMHPGNILVSVEPETFGRYIALDFGIVGTLNDFDKDYLSQNFLAFFRRDYKRVAEAHIESGWAPKETRVDELESAVRACCEPIFDRPLKDISFGQILLRLFQTSRRFNVEVQPQLVLLQKTLLNIEGLGRQLDPDLDLWKTAKPYLENWMAEQVGVTGFMQRLKAEAPRYAHIFPQLPRLVHQALERHAERPSDNSELLKVLISEQQRTNRLLALVIYVASAVGLGVAAFQLYLRYHHLL; encoded by the coding sequence ATGATGCTGAAATTCTTGCGCCTGCTGAAAATCCTGCGGGTATCGGTGCGTTACGGCCTCGACGAAATTGCCATCTCCGGTTTGAAAAAACCGCGCATTACCAAGCTGATCGATACGGTGTTTTTCTGGCGCGACCTGTCGGCCCCGCGCGGGGTACGCCTGCGCATGGCGCTGGAGGAGCTGGGACCGATCTTCGTCAAGTTCGGCCAGGTGCTGTCGACCCGTAGCGACTTGATTCCCGCCGACCTGGTGGTCGAGCTGGCGCGCCTGCAGGACCGCGTACCGCCGTTCGATTCCGACCTGGCCATCGCGCAGATCCGCAAGTCGCTGGGCGCCCATCCGGACCAGCTGTTTGCCGCCTTCGAGCGCACGCCGGTGGCCTCGGCCTCGATCGCGCAGGTACACTTCGCGACGTTGAAGGACGGCCGCCAGGTGGCGGTCAAGGTGCTGCGTCCGGGCATGAAGAAGTCGATCGACGACGACGTCGCGCTGATGCACATCGCCGCCGACTGGATCAGCAACCTGTGGGCCGACAGCAAGCGCCTCAAGCCGCGCGAGGTGGTGGCCGAGTTCGACAAATACCTGCACGACGAGCTGGACCTGATGCGCGAAGCGGCCAACGCCAGCCAGCTGCGCCGCAACTTCGCCGATTCCAAGCTGCTGCTGGTGCCGGAGATGCATTGGGACTTTTGCTCGTCCAGCGTGATCGTCATGGAGCGCATGAACGGCATTCCGGTGTCGCAGATCGACCGCCTGGAAGCGGCCGGCGTGGACTTGAAAAAACTGTCCAGCGATGGTGTGGAGATCTTCTTCACCCAGGTGTTCCGCGACGGTTTCTTCCACGCTGATATGCACCCGGGGAACATCCTGGTGTCGGTGGAGCCGGAAACGTTCGGCCGCTACATCGCACTCGACTTCGGCATCGTCGGCACGCTCAACGATTTCGACAAGGATTACCTGTCGCAGAACTTCCTGGCCTTCTTCCGCCGCGACTACAAGCGTGTGGCCGAGGCCCATATCGAGTCCGGCTGGGCGCCGAAAGAGACCCGCGTGGACGAGCTGGAATCGGCCGTGCGCGCCTGCTGCGAACCGATCTTCGACCGGCCGCTGAAAGACATCTCCTTCGGCCAGATTCTGCTGCGCCTGTTCCAGACCTCGCGCCGTTTCAACGTGGAAGTGCAGCCGCAGCTGGTGCTGCTGCAAAAGACCCTGCTGAATATCGAAGGCCTGGGCCGCCAGCTCGACCCCGACCTGGACCTGTGGAAGACCGCCAAGCCGTATCTGGAAAACTGGATGGCCGAGCAGGTCGGCGTGACCGGCTTCATGCAGCGCCTGAAGGCGGAAGCGCCGCGCTATGCGCACATCTTCCCGCAACTGCCGCGCCTGGTCCATCAGGCGCTGGAGCGCCATGCGGAACGGCCGTCCGACAACAGCGAGTTACTCAAGGTCTTGATCAGCGAACAGCAGCGCACCAATCGCCTGCTGGCCTTGGTGATCTACGTCGCCAGCGCGGTCGGGCTGGGCGTGGCGGCGTTCCAGCTGTATCTGCGCTACCACCACCTGCTGTAA
- a CDS encoding TPMT family class I SAM-dependent methyltransferase, giving the protein MADFQQRDPLSPAFWDERFQRHFTPWDQGGVPQALRDFAAASGPLTTLIPGCGAAYELAWLAGLGWDASAIDFSPAAVAQARAAAGAHAARVVEADFFAWQPAAPLQLIYERAFLCAMPRAMWPQVAARWAQLLAPGALLAGYFFFDDASKGPPFGIARVQLDALLQADFECIVDQAPSDSIPIFAGKERWMIWRRR; this is encoded by the coding sequence ATGGCGGATTTCCAGCAGCGCGATCCATTGTCGCCGGCGTTCTGGGATGAGCGCTTCCAGCGCCACTTCACGCCTTGGGACCAAGGCGGCGTGCCACAAGCGCTGCGCGACTTCGCCGCCGCCAGCGGTCCGCTGACCACACTGATTCCGGGCTGCGGCGCGGCCTACGAGCTGGCCTGGCTGGCCGGATTGGGTTGGGATGCGAGCGCCATCGATTTCTCGCCGGCCGCAGTGGCGCAGGCCAGGGCGGCGGCGGGTGCGCACGCGGCGCGCGTGGTCGAGGCGGATTTCTTTGCGTGGCAGCCGGCGGCGCCGCTGCAATTGATCTACGAGCGGGCTTTTCTGTGCGCCATGCCGCGCGCCATGTGGCCGCAAGTGGCGGCGCGCTGGGCGCAGTTGTTGGCGCCCGGCGCGCTGCTGGCAGGTTATTTTTTCTTTGACGACGCATCCAAGGGGCCGCCGTTCGGCATCGCCCGCGTGCAGCTCGACGCGCTGCTGCAGGCCGACTTCGAGTGTATCGTCGACCAGGCGCCCAGCGACTCGATCCCGATTTTTGCGGGCAAGGAGCGCTGGATGATCTGGCGGCGGCGCTAG
- a CDS encoding zinc ribbon domain-containing protein — translation MPIYAYRCEACGFAKDVLQKMSDPQLTVCPECGKESFKKQVTAAGFQLKGSGWYVTDFRGGTPPATGTTTAPAKSDAAPSAAPKPTPSGGSSDN, via the coding sequence ATGCCGATCTATGCGTACCGCTGCGAGGCATGTGGTTTTGCCAAGGATGTTTTGCAGAAGATGTCCGACCCGCAGCTGACTGTTTGCCCCGAGTGCGGCAAGGAGTCGTTTAAAAAGCAAGTAACCGCCGCCGGCTTCCAGCTCAAGGGCTCGGGTTGGTATGTGACCGATTTCCGTGGCGGCACGCCGCCGGCGACCGGCACCACGACCGCTCCGGCCAAGAGCGACGCCGCGCCTTCGGCCGCCCCCAAGCCCACGCCATCGGGCGGTTCCAGCGACAACTGA
- a CDS encoding DUF502 domain-containing protein: protein MRKYFITGLLILVPLAITAWVLNLVISTMDQSLLFVPERWQPRTLVGFDIPGLGTLLTILIVFLTGLLTNNLVGNYVVKLWEKLLTRIPVVSSLYSSVKQVSDTLFSSSGNAFRKAVLIPYPHQNSWTIAFLTGAPGGDVKNHLVGEFVSVYVPTTPNPTSGFFLMLAKKDVVELDMSVDAALKYIVSMGVVAPEDAPKVILQETKIN from the coding sequence ATGCGTAAATACTTCATTACCGGCCTGCTGATTCTGGTGCCCCTGGCGATTACCGCCTGGGTGCTGAATCTGGTCATCAGCACCATGGACCAGTCGCTGCTGTTCGTGCCGGAGCGCTGGCAGCCGCGCACCCTGGTGGGCTTCGATATCCCGGGCCTGGGCACGTTGCTGACCATCCTCATCGTGTTCCTGACCGGCCTGCTGACCAACAACCTGGTCGGCAACTACGTGGTCAAGCTGTGGGAAAAACTGCTGACCCGCATTCCGGTGGTCAGCTCGCTGTATTCGAGTGTCAAGCAGGTGTCGGACACGCTGTTCTCGTCGTCCGGCAATGCCTTCCGCAAGGCGGTGCTGATTCCCTACCCGCACCAGAATTCGTGGACCATCGCCTTCCTGACCGGCGCCCCGGGCGGCGACGTGAAGAACCACCTGGTCGGCGAGTTCGTCAGCGTGTACGTGCCGACCACGCCGAATCCGACCTCGGGCTTTTTCCTGATGCTGGCCAAGAAGGATGTGGTCGAACTCGACATGAGTGTCGACGCGGCCCTGAAGTACATTGTTTCGATGGGGGTGGTGGCGCCTGAAGATGCGCCCAAAGTCATCCTCCAAGAAACCAAGATTAACTGA